A single region of the Marinobacter nanhaiticus D15-8W genome encodes:
- the thrC gene encoding threonine synthase has protein sequence MRYISTRGDAPSLGFEDVLLTGLATDGGLYVPESLPKFSLEEIRSWRGLSYAELAFKVMHPFVDDAIPADDFRAMLDETYNQFAHKAVAPLVQLDSNEWVMELFRGPTLAFKDFALQLLGRLLDYVLEKRKQHVVIMGATSGDTGSAAIEGCRHCEHVDIFILHPHERVSEVQRRQMTTVIGDNVHNIAVKGNFDDCQRMVKASFGDQSFLKGETQLVAVNSINWARIMAQIVYYFQASLALGGPDRSMAFSVPTGNFGDIFAGYLAREMGLPISQLVIATNRNDILHRFMSGNRYEKQQLEHTLSPSMDIMVSSNFERLLFDLHGRDGAAVRDLLERAQTEAVSIEDYRWKSARKLFDSDAVDDATTCEIIREVFDQNEYLLDPHTAIGVRAARNCRRDDSVPMITLGTAHPAKFPDAVKQSGMGVKPELPHHLADLFEREERYTVLDDDLKSVQDFIASHWKSA, from the coding sequence GTGAGATACATCAGTACACGGGGCGATGCGCCTTCCCTGGGTTTTGAAGACGTCCTGCTGACCGGCCTGGCTACCGATGGTGGCCTCTACGTGCCTGAATCCCTGCCCAAGTTTAGCCTCGAGGAAATCCGCAGTTGGCGCGGTCTGTCATATGCCGAGCTGGCCTTCAAGGTGATGCATCCGTTCGTTGACGATGCGATCCCCGCCGACGATTTCCGTGCGATGCTGGACGAAACCTACAACCAGTTCGCGCACAAGGCGGTGGCCCCGCTGGTCCAGCTGGACAGCAACGAATGGGTCATGGAGCTGTTCCGCGGTCCAACCCTGGCGTTCAAGGATTTCGCGCTGCAGTTGCTCGGTCGTTTGCTCGACTATGTGCTGGAGAAGCGCAAGCAGCACGTGGTAATCATGGGGGCCACTTCCGGGGACACCGGTTCCGCCGCGATCGAAGGCTGTCGCCATTGCGAGCACGTGGACATTTTCATTCTGCATCCCCACGAGCGCGTGTCCGAAGTGCAGCGTCGTCAAATGACCACCGTGATCGGTGACAATGTCCACAACATCGCCGTGAAGGGTAATTTTGACGACTGTCAGCGCATGGTGAAGGCGAGCTTCGGCGACCAGTCGTTCCTAAAAGGTGAAACCCAGCTGGTGGCGGTCAACTCCATCAACTGGGCGCGGATCATGGCCCAGATCGTCTATTACTTCCAGGCATCCCTGGCGCTGGGTGGGCCCGATCGCAGCATGGCGTTTTCGGTCCCGACAGGTAACTTCGGCGATATCTTCGCCGGCTACCTGGCGCGTGAGATGGGGCTGCCCATCAGCCAGCTGGTCATCGCCACCAACCGCAACGATATCCTGCACCGTTTCATGAGCGGTAACCGCTACGAGAAACAGCAACTGGAGCACACCCTGTCACCCAGCATGGATATCATGGTCTCCAGCAACTTCGAGCGGCTCTTGTTCGACCTGCATGGTCGGGATGGCGCTGCGGTGCGCGACCTGCTCGAGCGTGCCCAGACCGAAGCGGTGAGCATCGAGGACTATCGCTGGAAATCGGCCCGCAAGCTGTTCGACAGCGATGCGGTAGATGATGCCACCACCTGCGAAATCATCCGCGAGGTGTTCGATCAGAACGAATACCTGCTGGACCCCCATACGGCCATTGGTGTACGCGCCGCTCGTAACTGCCGACGCGACGACAGCGTGCCCATGATCACTCTGGGGACCGCCCATCCGGCCAAATTCCCCGACGCGGTCAAGCAATCCGGTATGGGTGTTAAGCCCGAGCTTCCGCACCACCTGGCCGACCTGTTCGAGCGGGAAGAGCGCTACACCGTGCTGGATGACGACCTGAAGTCCGTTCAGGATTTCATCGCCTCCCACTGGAAGAGCGCCTGA
- the prfB gene encoding peptide chain release factor 2 (programmed frameshift) — MEINPILNTIKDLRERSEALRGYLDYDQRSERLIEVERELEDPKVWEDPERAQALGKERANLELIVKTIDKLSTGLSDAEDLIQMADEEEDEQAAEDVRGDLEDLEKDLEKLEFRRMFSGEMDENNAYLDIQAGSGGTEAQDWANMLLRMFLRWGERRGFKTEIVELQEGEVAGIKSATIHFEGEYAYGWLRTETGVHRLVRKSPFDSGNRRHTSFSSVFVSPEVDDSFEIEINPADLRVDVYRASGAGGQHVNRTESAVRLTHLPTNTVVACQAGRSQHQNKDQAMKQLKAKLFELEMQKRNAEKQKQEDAKSDIGWGSQIRSYVLDDSRVKDLRTKVETSNTQAVLDGDIDKFIEASLKMAL, encoded by the exons ATGGAAATCAACCCGATTCTGAACACCATTAAAGATCTCCGGGAGCGCAGCGAAGCGCTTAGGGGGTATCTT GACTACGACCAGCGCAGCGAACGACTGATCGAAGTAGAGCGTGAACTGGAAGATCCCAAGGTATGGGAAGATCCTGAGCGTGCCCAGGCCCTCGGTAAGGAACGGGCCAATCTCGAGCTGATCGTGAAGACGATCGACAAATTGTCTACGGGTCTTTCGGACGCCGAGGACCTGATCCAGATGGCGGATGAGGAAGAGGACGAGCAGGCGGCAGAAGACGTTCGCGGCGATCTGGAAGATCTGGAAAAGGATCTGGAAAAGCTCGAATTCCGCCGCATGTTCTCGGGCGAAATGGATGAGAATAACGCCTACCTGGACATTCAGGCGGGCTCCGGCGGCACCGAAGCGCAGGATTGGGCCAATATGTTGCTGCGCATGTTCCTGCGCTGGGGCGAGCGCCGCGGTTTCAAGACGGAAATCGTCGAACTGCAGGAAGGTGAAGTGGCCGGTATCAAGAGTGCCACCATTCACTTCGAAGGGGAGTATGCCTACGGGTGGCTGCGCACCGAAACCGGCGTTCACCGACTGGTGCGTAAATCGCCGTTCGATTCCGGTAACCGTCGTCATACGTCTTTCTCGTCGGTTTTCGTATCGCCGGAGGTGGACGACAGCTTCGAGATCGAGATCAATCCCGCCGATCTGCGTGTCGACGTATATCGTGCCTCCGGCGCTGGCGGTCAGCACGTCAACCGGACCGAATCCGCCGTGCGACTGACCCATTTGCCGACGAACACGGTGGTGGCCTGTCAGGCTGGCCGTAGCCAGCACCAGAACAAGGACCAGGCCATGAAACAGCTCAAGGCCAAACTGTTCGAGCTGGAAATGCAGAAGCGCAACGCCGAGAAACAGAAACAGGAAGACGCCAAGTCCGACATCGGCTGGGGCAGCCAGATCCGCTCCTATGTCCTGGACGACAGTCGCGTGAAGGACCTGCGCACGAAGGTGGAAACCAGTAACACCCAGGCCGTGCTCGATGGCGATATCGACAAGTTCATTGAGGCCAGCCTGAAGATGGCTCTCTGA
- a CDS encoding homoserine dehydrogenase, with the protein MKEVRVGICGLGTVGGGTYNVLTRNAEMIAGRAGCPIRISRIASRRRRDDLDLGQIPFSTDVFDVVNDADVDIVVELIGGYDVARELVLAAIKNGKHVVTANKALIAVHGNEIFEAAAERGVIVAFEAGVAGGIPVIKAIREGMSANRIDWIAGIINGTGNYILTEMRAGREFGEVLKEAQALGYAEADPTFDVEGIDAAHKLTILASTGFGVPLQFERAYTEGISEITPYDIAHAELLGYRIKHLGIARRRESGIELRVHPTLVPQSHLIAQVDGVLNAVLVDGDAVGQTMYYGPGAGDEATASAVIADIVDVARTVAHESLQRVPYLGFEPSSLDNLEVLPMEDVQSAYYLRIEALDRPGVLAKIASVMSEHGINIESIMQKESELEDGRIPVIILTHTVQERQINRAIEDLEALAEIEDKVVRIRAENFN; encoded by the coding sequence TTGAAAGAGGTCAGAGTCGGAATCTGCGGACTGGGTACCGTGGGCGGCGGTACGTATAACGTATTGACGCGTAACGCGGAAATGATTGCCGGGCGTGCCGGATGTCCGATTCGAATTAGTCGGATTGCCTCTCGCCGTCGCCGCGACGACCTCGATCTGGGCCAGATCCCCTTTTCCACCGACGTCTTCGATGTGGTTAACGACGCTGACGTAGACATCGTGGTCGAGCTCATCGGCGGCTACGATGTGGCACGGGAACTGGTGCTCGCCGCCATCAAGAATGGCAAGCATGTGGTCACTGCCAACAAGGCGTTGATCGCCGTTCATGGTAACGAAATCTTCGAAGCCGCCGCCGAACGTGGTGTGATCGTCGCCTTTGAGGCTGGTGTTGCCGGCGGTATCCCGGTGATCAAGGCGATCCGTGAAGGCATGTCCGCCAACCGTATCGACTGGATCGCCGGCATCATAAACGGGACCGGTAACTATATTCTCACCGAGATGCGTGCGGGCCGGGAATTTGGCGAAGTGCTCAAGGAAGCGCAGGCGCTGGGCTATGCCGAGGCGGATCCAACGTTTGACGTGGAAGGCATCGATGCCGCGCACAAGCTGACTATCCTGGCCTCCACCGGTTTTGGTGTTCCCCTGCAATTCGAGCGCGCCTACACCGAAGGCATCTCCGAAATCACGCCCTACGACATCGCTCATGCCGAACTGCTGGGCTATCGTATCAAACACCTGGGTATTGCCCGTCGCCGCGAGTCCGGTATCGAACTGCGTGTGCATCCCACCCTGGTGCCCCAGAGTCACCTGATCGCGCAAGTGGACGGCGTGCTCAACGCTGTCCTGGTTGATGGTGACGCGGTTGGCCAGACCATGTACTACGGTCCTGGTGCGGGTGATGAAGCCACCGCTTCGGCGGTCATTGCCGATATCGTCGATGTGGCGCGTACCGTTGCCCACGAAAGTCTGCAGCGTGTGCCTTACTTAGGCTTCGAGCCATCTTCCCTCGACAACCTGGAAGTGTTGCCGATGGAAGATGTGCAGTCGGCTTATTACTTACGCATCGAGGCGCTGGACCGTCCGGGTGTTCTGGCCAAGATTGCATCCGTCATGAGCGAGCACGGCATCAACATCGAGTCCATCATGCAGAAGGAGTCCGAGCTGGAAGATGGTCGGATTCCGGTGATTATCCTCACCCACACTGTGCAGGAGCGCCAGATCAACCGCGCAATCGAAGATCTGGAAGCGCTGGCCGAGATCGAGGACAAAGTCGTTCGCATCCGGGCCGAGAATTTCAACTGA
- a CDS encoding HDOD domain-containing protein, producing MATISDTLKQDITAAIESDKLVLPTLPEAALQVREIAESEDSSIQDLVKVISTDTALSARLIRVCNSPLFRGARQIENLTMAVSRLGMAYTSNLAMGLAMEQMFQATSDMIDRRLRATWQTSTEVAGICHVLAQHYTKLKPDQATLAGLVHLIGVLPILRYVEDNDIQISSIMLDKVIDELHADIGMKILKRWDFPAELQQVPADFTDFTRVVPKADYADLVMVANLQLVAGTEHPFTEVDWNTIPAFDRLGLDPNIDMSQEEDLNAEMEAAMALLQ from the coding sequence ATGGCCACCATCTCGGATACCTTGAAACAAGACATTACCGCAGCCATCGAAAGCGACAAGCTAGTGCTGCCCACTCTGCCGGAGGCAGCGCTACAGGTTCGTGAGATCGCTGAATCCGAGGACTCCTCCATCCAGGACCTGGTCAAGGTCATCAGTACCGACACCGCGCTGTCCGCGCGCCTGATCCGGGTGTGCAACAGCCCGCTGTTCCGCGGTGCCCGCCAGATCGAAAACCTCACCATGGCGGTCAGCCGCCTGGGCATGGCATACACCAGCAACCTGGCGATGGGTCTGGCTATGGAACAGATGTTCCAGGCGACCTCCGACATGATCGACAGACGCCTGCGTGCCACCTGGCAGACCAGCACCGAAGTGGCCGGCATCTGCCACGTGCTGGCCCAGCACTACACGAAGCTCAAGCCGGACCAGGCGACCTTGGCCGGCCTGGTACATCTGATCGGCGTGCTGCCGATCCTGCGCTACGTGGAAGACAACGATATCCAGATCAGCAGTATCATGCTGGACAAGGTGATCGACGAACTGCATGCCGATATCGGGATGAAGATCCTGAAGAGATGGGACTTCCCGGCTGAACTGCAACAAGTCCCGGCGGACTTCACCGACTTCACGCGCGTGGTGCCCAAGGCGGACTATGCAGATTTGGTGATGGTCGCCAACCTGCAACTGGTAGCCGGTACCGAGCATCCGTTCACCGAGGTCGACTGGAACACCATTCCGGCCTTCGATCGACTGGGGCTGGATCCGAATATCGACATGAGCCAGGAAGAAGACCTGAATGCGGAGATGGAAGCAGCGATGGCCCTTCTCCAATAA
- a CDS encoding DsbC family protein has product MINTFKLRSLGMALALVGIFSSGAAHAAGDEAEDAIRDRLEQSIPGLEVQDVSVSRVDGLYEVTTNNPEMIYATENGEYFLVGDLYQVSEQGLSNVTEQGRAEARAKQMAKVDHDDMISFSPEGEVKAEIFVFTDIDCPYCRKLHQDVPRLNELGIQVNYLGYPRSGPGTPSFKKYVSVWCSEDSRAAMDKAKNGGSVPPTSCDNPVEEQFRLGGEVGVTGTPAIVLEDGNMIRGYVPADRLAQGLGLL; this is encoded by the coding sequence ATGATAAACACATTCAAGCTCCGTTCTCTGGGCATGGCCCTTGCGCTTGTCGGCATTTTCTCCAGTGGCGCCGCGCACGCGGCGGGTGACGAGGCGGAGGATGCCATCCGGGATCGCCTGGAGCAGTCCATTCCCGGTCTGGAGGTTCAGGATGTGTCGGTCTCTCGGGTCGATGGGCTCTACGAAGTCACCACCAACAACCCCGAGATGATTTATGCGACAGAGAATGGTGAATATTTCCTGGTAGGGGATCTGTACCAGGTTAGCGAACAGGGCTTGAGCAACGTAACCGAGCAGGGGCGGGCCGAGGCTCGGGCCAAGCAGATGGCCAAGGTGGATCATGACGATATGATCAGCTTCTCGCCCGAGGGTGAAGTGAAGGCCGAAATCTTCGTGTTCACCGACATCGATTGCCCGTATTGCCGTAAGCTGCATCAGGATGTGCCCCGGCTCAACGAGCTGGGTATCCAGGTGAACTACCTGGGCTATCCCCGGTCCGGCCCCGGCACGCCGTCGTTCAAGAAGTATGTGTCCGTCTGGTGTTCGGAGGATTCCCGAGCGGCGATGGACAAAGCCAAGAATGGTGGCTCCGTGCCGCCGACCAGCTGTGACAATCCCGTGGAAGAACAGTTCCGGCTGGGCGGCGAGGTGGGTGTCACCGGTACGCCGGCCATCGTCTTGGAAGACGGCAACATGATCCGCGGTTATGTTCCTGCCGACCGCCTTGCCCAAGGCCTCGGGCTCCTCTAG
- the recJ gene encoding single-stranded-DNA-specific exonuclease RecJ, with protein MTPRKIIRRPLPEHPADWGHSLPPLLRRLYQARGVQSEVELDYTLKQLASPFDLRGIDRAVELIAEAIQQGQRILILGDFDADGATSTAVAILGLQMMGARHLDFRVPSRFSDGYGLTPGIIDRLREEGALPDLLITVDNGISAIEGVEAARHHGMRVVVTDHHLPGETLPPADAIVNPNQHGCPFLSKNAAGVGVMFYVLTALRRFMSDRGLLQGPPPNLGCLLDLVALGTVADVVPLDQNNRIFVEQGLRRIRQGEARPGILALLEVAGREYSQISATDLGFVVGPRLNAAGRLDDMSLGIACLLADTPVEARRLATELDQMNRERRTIETGMKEQAQDLLASLSLDREGLPWGLALFDPDWHQGVIGILAARIREQTHRPVIAFAPDDGGKLIKGSARSIPGLHIRDVLASLDARNPGLLQKFGGHAMAAGMTIAADAFQQFAEAFDATVRSTITEDALEATITTDGPLGLDELTLDTAYTLKRSGPWGQHFPEPVFDGEFEVINQRIVGERHLKLVLRPRNGGDILDGIAFNTGAEVPDFTVTGARVVYKPDANTFRGRTQLQLLVDYIEPVQG; from the coding sequence ATGACGCCACGCAAGATTATCCGGCGTCCCCTGCCGGAGCACCCCGCCGATTGGGGCCATTCCCTGCCGCCGTTGCTCAGGCGCCTCTACCAGGCCCGTGGCGTGCAGTCCGAGGTCGAGCTCGATTACACCCTGAAGCAATTGGCATCGCCGTTTGACCTGCGCGGCATCGATCGTGCGGTTGAGCTGATAGCCGAGGCGATCCAGCAGGGACAACGGATCCTGATCCTTGGTGACTTCGATGCCGATGGTGCAACCAGTACTGCGGTGGCCATTCTGGGATTGCAGATGATGGGCGCGCGTCACCTGGATTTCCGGGTGCCCAGCCGCTTCTCCGACGGGTACGGTTTGACGCCGGGGATCATCGACCGACTGCGAGAGGAAGGCGCGTTACCTGATCTGTTGATTACCGTCGACAACGGTATCTCTGCCATCGAGGGTGTCGAAGCCGCCCGACATCATGGGATGCGTGTGGTGGTTACTGATCATCACCTGCCAGGCGAGACCCTGCCCCCGGCGGATGCCATCGTGAATCCCAACCAGCATGGATGTCCTTTCCTGAGCAAGAATGCCGCTGGTGTGGGGGTCATGTTCTATGTACTGACCGCCCTGCGCCGCTTTATGAGCGATCGGGGGTTATTGCAGGGTCCGCCGCCGAACCTGGGCTGCCTACTCGACCTGGTGGCATTGGGGACCGTGGCCGATGTGGTGCCGTTGGACCAGAACAACCGCATTTTCGTCGAGCAGGGACTGCGCCGGATCCGACAGGGCGAAGCCCGGCCGGGTATCCTGGCATTGCTGGAGGTCGCCGGCCGCGAGTACAGCCAGATCAGTGCAACAGACCTGGGTTTTGTCGTGGGCCCGCGTCTGAACGCTGCGGGACGCCTTGATGACATGAGTTTGGGTATTGCCTGTCTGTTGGCGGATACGCCCGTCGAGGCGCGCCGTCTGGCGACTGAACTGGATCAGATGAACCGCGAGCGACGCACGATTGAAACGGGGATGAAGGAGCAAGCCCAGGACCTGCTTGCATCCCTGTCACTTGATAGGGAAGGGTTACCCTGGGGGCTGGCGCTGTTCGACCCGGACTGGCACCAAGGGGTGATCGGCATCCTTGCGGCGCGGATCCGCGAACAGACCCATCGGCCGGTGATTGCCTTTGCCCCGGACGACGGCGGCAAACTTATCAAGGGATCGGCACGCTCTATTCCGGGGCTGCATATCCGCGATGTGCTAGCGTCGCTGGACGCCCGCAATCCTGGCCTGCTGCAAAAATTCGGTGGTCACGCCATGGCGGCGGGAATGACGATCGCCGCAGATGCTTTCCAGCAATTTGCCGAGGCCTTCGACGCCACGGTACGCAGCACGATTACCGAAGATGCCCTGGAGGCGACGATTACCACCGACGGGCCGCTAGGTCTCGATGAGTTGACGCTGGACACAGCCTATACGCTGAAGCGCTCGGGCCCTTGGGGGCAGCACTTTCCGGAGCCGGTCTTCGATGGCGAATTCGAAGTGATCAATCAGCGTATTGTCGGTGAGCGTCACCTCAAGCTGGTGCTCCGGCCCAGGAATGGTGGCGATATCCTCGATGGGATCGCCTTCAATACCGGAGCCGAAGTTCCTGATTTCACTGTTACCGGCGCCCGGGTAGTCTACAAGCCGGACGCCAACACCTTCCGCGGTCGGACCCAGCTCCAGTTGCTGGTGGATTACATCGAGCCGGTGCAGGGCTGA
- a CDS encoding YgfZ/GcvT domain-containing protein, giving the protein MSDTATPTESTSTTGTAHLASANRPKAAIARVESARLYRVGGKDPHKFLHGQLSQSLDDVKPDKSRRAAACNPKGRAYALPLLADYEGDIVLRLPRRIADEVTSQLNKFLMLFRGTDMKPLEQAHLYGFWGEATAEALLPEAMELKLPGDSITLAGGKLIRVQDTAEGVARYEYWQIDDSAPIPEGAEATEADWAASEISAGLAELSPSTMSEYVPQMLNLQHVDGIHFKKGCYTGQEVIARMHYLGQLKKSIFRLSLPSERPVEVGTQIIANDKAVGEVINSVGFDDGHQEILAVVKHAALSTPDWHLEGFDPSLERLPLPYKVPEQEAAGN; this is encoded by the coding sequence ATGTCCGATACCGCCACGCCAACTGAAAGCACCTCCACCACAGGTACCGCGCATCTCGCCTCCGCCAATCGACCGAAAGCGGCCATCGCACGGGTCGAGAGTGCCCGGCTGTATCGCGTCGGAGGCAAGGACCCGCACAAGTTCCTGCACGGGCAACTGAGCCAGAGCCTGGACGACGTCAAACCGGATAAGTCCCGTCGGGCCGCCGCCTGTAACCCCAAGGGGCGTGCCTACGCACTTCCGCTGCTGGCCGACTACGAGGGCGATATCGTCCTGCGCCTGCCACGGCGTATCGCCGACGAAGTTACCAGCCAGCTCAATAAGTTCCTGATGCTATTCCGGGGCACGGATATGAAGCCTCTGGAGCAGGCCCATCTTTACGGGTTCTGGGGTGAAGCAACGGCAGAGGCCCTGCTTCCCGAGGCAATGGAACTCAAGCTCCCGGGCGATTCGATAACCCTGGCGGGCGGCAAGCTGATTCGCGTGCAGGACACCGCCGAGGGCGTTGCCCGTTATGAATACTGGCAGATCGACGACAGTGCGCCCATTCCCGAAGGCGCCGAAGCCACAGAGGCCGATTGGGCTGCCTCGGAAATCAGCGCTGGCCTGGCAGAGCTTTCACCATCAACGATGTCCGAGTACGTTCCCCAGATGCTCAACCTGCAGCACGTGGATGGCATTCATTTCAAGAAAGGCTGCTATACCGGCCAGGAAGTCATTGCGCGCATGCATTACCTGGGTCAACTCAAGAAAAGCATCTTCCGGCTCTCGCTTCCGTCTGAGCGTCCGGTTGAAGTAGGGACCCAGATAATCGCCAACGATAAGGCTGTTGGCGAGGTGATCAATAGCGTCGGCTTCGATGACGGCCATCAGGAGATCCTGGCCGTCGTCAAACACGCCGCGTTATCGACTCCGGACTGGCATCTAGAGGGCTTCGACCCCTCTCTCGAACGTCTGCCACTACCTTACAAGGTGCCCGAACAAGAGGCAGCTGGTAACTGA
- the ung gene encoding uracil-DNA glycosylase: MHPATEALRQELKPGRGWLERLDGEFEKPYMQTLGAFLAEEEKAGKVLYPARHHCFNALNSTPFDRVRVVILGQDPYHGPGQAHGLCFSVRPDVRTPPSLVNIFKEIESELGIQPPDHGCLQPWADQGVLLLNAVLTVVQGQAGAHQGKGWEHFTDQVIELINEERENVVFLLWGSYAQKKGRIIDRNRHLVLQGPHPSPLSAHRGFFGCGHFLQANDWLTQKGRPPIDWQLPSREELISRYKKGR; encoded by the coding sequence ATGCACCCGGCCACGGAAGCGCTGCGTCAGGAGCTCAAGCCCGGTCGTGGATGGCTGGAGCGTCTCGACGGCGAGTTCGAGAAGCCATACATGCAAACCCTCGGTGCTTTTCTTGCCGAGGAGGAAAAAGCGGGCAAGGTGCTTTATCCTGCCCGCCACCATTGCTTCAATGCCTTGAACTCGACGCCATTCGACAGGGTCCGGGTGGTGATCCTGGGTCAGGATCCATACCATGGCCCGGGACAGGCTCACGGTCTTTGCTTCAGCGTACGCCCCGATGTCCGCACGCCGCCGTCGCTGGTGAATATTTTCAAGGAAATCGAATCCGAGCTGGGTATCCAGCCTCCCGATCACGGTTGCCTCCAGCCCTGGGCAGACCAGGGGGTACTGCTACTCAATGCTGTGCTGACGGTAGTGCAAGGTCAGGCTGGAGCCCATCAGGGGAAAGGTTGGGAGCATTTCACCGACCAAGTGATCGAGCTCATCAACGAAGAACGCGAAAATGTCGTTTTCCTGCTGTGGGGTAGCTACGCGCAGAAAAAAGGCCGCATTATCGATCGCAACCGCCACCTGGTTTTGCAGGGGCCGCATCCATCACCGCTCAGCGCCCATCGCGGCTTCTTTGGGTGCGGGCACTTCCTGCAGGCGAATGACTGGCTGACGCAGAAAGGCCGACCGCCAATCGACTGGCAGTTGCCGTCCCGGGAAGAGCTGATATCCAGATACAAGAAAGGCCGGTAA
- the lysS gene encoding lysine--tRNA ligase translates to MTDQNPNATPQDENKLIAERRAKLADLRDQGNPFPNDFRRTATAAELQMNYGDKSKEELEDLGLDVAIAGRLMLDRKAFKVVQDMSGRIQVYASKDVQKDTRHWDLGDVVGVRGKLSKSGKGDLYVTMDEYVLLTKSLRPLPEKHKGLTDTESRYRQRYVDLMVNEDTRRVFHARSKIINCIRNFFTQRDFIEVETPMLQAIPGGAVARPFITHHNALGIDMYLRIAPELYLKRLVVGGFERVFEINRNFRNEGLSTRHNPEFTMLEFYQAYADYHELMDLTEAMLRETAQTVLGTTTVTNTRVLSNGETEAVEYDFGRTFERVTVFDSILKFNPDIKAEQLADADAARKIAEGMGIPLKEGWGLGKVQIEIFEKTVEHRLMQPTFITEYPTEVSPLARRKDADPFVTERFEFFVGGREIANGFSELNDAEDQAERFREQVAEKEAGDDEAMFYDEDYVTALEYGLPPTAGEGIGIDRLAMLLTDSPSIRDVILFPAMRPEKG, encoded by the coding sequence ATGACCGACCAAAACCCGAACGCCACACCCCAGGACGAGAACAAGCTGATTGCCGAGCGCCGGGCCAAGCTGGCCGACTTGCGTGACCAGGGCAATCCCTTCCCCAATGATTTCCGCCGCACGGCGACCGCGGCCGAGTTGCAGATGAACTACGGCGATAAATCGAAGGAAGAACTCGAGGACTTGGGGCTGGACGTGGCGATTGCCGGTCGATTGATGCTCGATCGCAAGGCGTTCAAGGTGGTACAGGACATGTCCGGTCGCATCCAGGTTTATGCCAGCAAGGACGTGCAGAAGGACACCCGGCACTGGGACTTGGGTGATGTGGTCGGCGTGCGCGGCAAACTAAGCAAGTCAGGCAAGGGTGACCTGTATGTGACGATGGACGAGTACGTGTTGCTCACCAAGTCCCTTCGCCCGCTGCCCGAGAAGCACAAGGGCCTGACCGATACCGAATCCCGCTATCGCCAGCGCTACGTGGACCTCATGGTCAACGAAGATACGCGTCGCGTGTTCCATGCGCGTTCGAAAATCATCAACTGCATCCGCAACTTCTTCACCCAGCGCGACTTCATCGAAGTGGAAACACCGATGCTGCAGGCGATTCCCGGTGGTGCAGTGGCGCGCCCCTTCATCACGCACCACAATGCGCTGGGCATCGATATGTACCTGCGTATCGCGCCAGAGCTGTATCTCAAGCGCTTGGTGGTGGGCGGTTTTGAGCGGGTTTTCGAGATCAACCGCAATTTCCGCAATGAGGGTCTGTCCACTCGCCATAATCCTGAGTTCACCATGCTCGAGTTCTACCAGGCCTACGCCGACTACCACGAACTGATGGACCTGACCGAGGCCATGCTGCGGGAGACGGCGCAAACGGTATTGGGCACGACGACAGTGACCAACACCCGCGTACTGTCCAACGGTGAAACGGAAGCCGTGGAGTACGACTTTGGTCGGACCTTCGAGCGCGTGACGGTGTTCGATTCCATCCTCAAATTCAATCCGGATATCAAGGCGGAACAGCTGGCCGATGCCGACGCTGCGCGTAAAATCGCCGAAGGCATGGGCATTCCGCTGAAGGAAGGTTGGGGGTTGGGTAAGGTGCAGATCGAGATCTTCGAGAAGACGGTCGAACATCGCCTGATGCAGCCGACCTTCATCACTGAGTACCCGACGGAAGTGTCCCCGCTGGCCCGGCGCAAAGATGCCGATCCGTTCGTCACCGAGCGTTTCGAGTTCTTTGTCGGTGGCCGCGAGATCGCCAATGGATTCTCCGAGCTTAACGATGCCGAAGACCAGGCCGAACGTTTCCGTGAGCAGGTTGCCGAGAAAGAAGCCGGCGATGACGAGGCGATGTTCTATGACGAAGATTACGTCACCGCACTGGAATACGGTCTGCCGCCTACGGCGGGCGAGGGCATCGGCATTGATCGTCTGGCGATGCTGCTGACCGACTCACCGTCCATCCGGGACGTGATCCTGTTCCCAGCCATGCGTCCGGAAAAGGGCTGA